From the genome of Bicyclus anynana chromosome 20, ilBicAnyn1.1, whole genome shotgun sequence, one region includes:
- the LOC112044835 gene encoding endoplasmic reticulum metallopeptidase 1-like has product MFMNKKKRDIRSMEGGPQAHRLDSTKLVKENDPETGVVSLGWLAAAAVATALTLLVAALADAHLPAPLDHSAPPQRFIAEIAYEHLVNLTSIGPRVAGSYENEVAAVRVLTAAARGVAAAASAHNRVDHDVFTAGGAFALGFLDGMSHVYRGVQSVVLRARGAGGRPGAARRALLLNCHFDTVPDSPGASDDAAGCAVGLEVLRALAAGPPLRHDVLLLLNGAEENVLQASHAFVTQHRWARAVRSFVNLEACGAGGREVLFQAGPHDPWLVELYAAAAPHPFASSLAQELFQSGLIPADTDFRIFRDFGNLSGVDLAWSSDGYVYHTRLDAAARVPRAALQRTGDNVLALARAALAGARLERPVEREPQPVFFDVLGVLVVSARAPAAAAALLLTLLAAGAELALSARDARRRLYMSARAWCGVVARAALGVLLAWLAGAAAALVPAALLHAAGARLAFYSRTALLLPLYALPALAGCWADARHTWGTWLGGGAARLARGWWAWRAWRDALCVWSAALAAAGAAGGLRSSFVPLLWLLPALGGLLGRRGRRGAALHAAAAALPALQCAYLALNSVQMFAPIMGRAGTTPLPPDVIMSLLVSSLTLLTFSWMLPLVVAAKNPKWLIYGGVALCAVTTALVLAGPLGAAYSAERPQRLMVFHARRTQHGQRQEHFYWVPELDANTPATVRDVLAPMLTASTEEANTAEECDSWPYCGAPYFLPVMSLVARGQRVRTDEPPAVRLNVTARLDDVTPQRVTLSLNMTGPAHVVLILAPAVGAHIPWCDLLDGAPQLGPLWGVRRTYFIALHNARVTPDFSWILNCHIVRGADAVEGAWVDVSAAGHAMAGEAQRTARHERLLRELPAWTAPTGWGVDLHLLRL; this is encoded by the exons GAGGGAGGCCCTCAAGCACATCGCCTTGATAGTACAAAGCTGGTAAAGGAGAATGACCCTGAGACGGGTGTGGTGTCTCTGGGCTGGTTGGCAGCAGCGGCTGTAGCCACGGCGCTGACGCTGCTGGTCGCGGCGCTGGCCGACGCACACCTGCCCGCGCCTCTAGACCACTCGGCGCCGCCACAGCGCTTCATCGCTGAGATCGCTTACGAGCATCTCGTCAACCTCACCTCCATAGGCCCGAGG GTGGCGGGCAGCTACGAGAACGAGGTGGCGGCGGTGCGCGTGCtgacggcggcggcgcgcggcgtggcggcggcggcgtcgGCGCACAACCGCGTGGACCACGACGTGTTCACGGCCGGCGGGGCCTTCGCGCTCGGCTTCCTGGACGGCATGAGCCACGTGTACCGCGGCGTGCAGAGCGTGGTGctgcgcgcgcgcggcgcgggcgggcggccgggcgcggcgcggcgcgcgctgCTGCTCAACTGCCACTTCGACACCGTGCCCGACAGCCCCG GCGCCAGCGACGACGCGGCGGGCTGCGCCGTGGGGCTGGAGGTGCTGCGCGCGCTGGCGGCCGGCCCGCCGCTGCGCCACGACGTGCTGCTGCTGCTCAACGGCGCCGAGGAGAACGTGCTGCAGGCCTCGCACGCCTTCGTCACGCAGCACCGCTGGGCGCGCGCCGTGCGCTCCTTCGTCAACCTGGAGgcgtgcggcgcgggcggccGCGAGGTGCTGTTCCAGGCGGGCCCGCACGACCCCTGGCTCGTGGAGCTGtacgccgccgccgcgccgcaccCTTTCGCCTCCTCGCTCGCGCAGGAGCTGTTCCAGAGCGGCCTCATCCCCGCCGACACCGACTTCCGCATCTTCCGCGACTTCGGCAACCTGTCCGGGGTGGACCTGGCGTGGAGCAGCGACGGCTACGTGTACCACACGCGGCTGGATGCGGCGGCGCGCGTGCCCCGCGCGGCGCTGCAGCGCACCGGCGACAACGTGCTGGCGCTGGCGCGCGCGGCGCTGGCCGGCGCGCGCCTGGAGCGGCCCGTGGAGCGCGAGCCGCAGCCGGTGTTCTTCGACGTGCTGGGCGTGCTGGTGGTGTcggcgcgcgcgcccgccgccgccgccgcgctgcTGCTCACGCTGCTGGCGGCGGGCGCCGAGCTGGCGCTGTCGGCGCGCGACGCCCGGCGCCGGCTGTACATGTCGGCGCGCGCGTGGTGCGGCGTGGTGGCGCGCGCGGCGCTCGGCGTGCTGCTGGCGTGGCTGGcgggcgccgccgccgcgctggTGCCGGCGGCGCTGCTGCACGCGGCGGGCGCGCGGCTGGCGTTCTACTCGCGCACGGCGCTGCTGCTGCCGCTGTACGCGCTGCCGGCGCTGGCGGGCTGCTGGGCGGACGCGCGGCACACGTGGGGGACGTGgctgggcggcggcgcggcgcggctgGCGCGCGGCTGGTGGGCGTGGCGCGCGTGGCGGGACGCGCTGTGCGTGTGGAgcgcggcgctggcggcggcgggcgcggcgggcgggctGCGCTCGTCGTTCGTGCCGCTGCTGTGGCTGCTGCCGGCGCTGGGCGGGCTGCTGGGCCGGCGCGGGCGCCGGGGGGCGGCGCTgcacgcggcggcggcggcgctgccCGCGCTGCAGTGCGCGTACCTGGCGCTCAACTCGGTGCAGATGTTCGCGCCCATCATGGGCCGCGCCGGCACCACGCCGCTGCCGCCCGAC GTGATCATGTCGCTGCTGGTGTCGTCGCTGACGCTGCTGACCTTCAGCTGGATGCTGCCGCTGGTGGTGGCCGCCAAGAACCCCAAGTGGCTG ATATACGGCGGTGTGGCGCTGTGTGCTGTGACCACAGCGCTGGTGCTGGCTGGGCCGCTGGGCGCCGCCTACAGCGCCGAGCGCCCGCAGCGCCTCATGGTGTTCCACGCGCGGCGCACCCAGCATGGCCAGCGACAGGAGCACTTCTACTGGGTGCCCGAGCTCGACGCCAACACACCGGCCACGGTGCGCGACGTGCTCGCGCCCATGCTGACTGCCAGCACTGAAGAGGCCAACACCGCAGAAGAGTGCGACAGCTGGCCGTACTGCGGCGCGCCCTACTTCCTGCCAGTGATGTCGTTAGTCGCGCGTGGACAGCGCGTGCGGACGGACGAGCCGCCCGCTGTGCGTTTGAATGTAACCGCGCGGTTAGATGACGTCACACCACAACGCGTCACGCTGTCCCTCAACATGACAGGGCCGGCGCATGTCGTTTTGATACTGGCCCCAGCGGTTGGTGCGCACATACCGTGGTGCGATTTATTGGACGGCGCGCCTCAATTAGGCCCCTTATGGGGTGTTCGTCGCACTTACTTTATAGCGTTACACAACGCGAGGGTCACACCTGATTTCAGTTGGATACTGAACTGTCATATTGTTCGGGGGGCAGATGCTGTTGAAGGGGCGTGGGTGGATGTATCAGCAGCGGGGCACGCTATGGCGGGGGAGGCGCAGCGGACGGCGCGCCATGAGAGGTTACTGCGCGAGTTGCCCGCTTGGACCGCACCGACGGGCTGGGGTGTTGATCTGCATTTGCTGCGGCTCTAG
- the LOC112044825 gene encoding pachytene checkpoint protein 2 homolog: protein MRVPLPLHVEIVQKRSSRANKDFIKQIVHSYLANFATILPGATLSKELEDVPAVAEHVKYISFCDAEQEAEVAANECEFIFHVCRLDTAGAEVDSVADAAGDEITAATVWALPHEELHGLWDSLVYDSQLKQDALRFAETAFEFGERGVDPNVVGVNRVLLFHGPTGTGKTSLCRALAHKLAVRLDGRFPRARLLEIDAHSLFSKWFSESGKLVARLFERVGELAQDPRLLVVVLVDEVESLAAARSAALRGLEPSDAVRAVNAVLTALDRLRRLPNALVLATSNVTGAIDVAFVDRADMKRLVGPPTARAAYVILRGCCTELQARGMVHPCGETLLEARALALAGPLAREAEGMRLSLRLWAVAEAAAEAGLSGRALRRLPFLARALHTAPRPPPDLARFVEALLAALRAHVADCDDLRDAANVHTNV from the exons ATGAGAGTTCCACTTCCACTTCACGTAGAAATCGTACAAAAGAGATCGAGTCGTGCGAATAaggattttataaaacaaatagtgCATTCTTATTTAGCAAATTTTGCGACTATATTGCCCGGTGCGACGTTATCCAAGGAGTTGGAAGACGTTCCCGCTGTCGCGGAACACGTCAAATATATAAGCTTTTGTGATGCGGAGCAGGAGGCCGAGGTGGCCGCGAACGAGTGCGAGTTCATATTCCACGTGTGCCGCCTGGACACAGCCGGCGCCGAGGTGGACAGTGTAGCTGACGCGGCCGGCGACGAGATTACAGCTGCCACCGTGTGGGCGCTGCCGCACGAGGAGCTGCACGGGCTGTGGGACAGTCTCGTGTACGACTCTCAGCTCAAGCAGGACGCGTTACGCTTCGCCGAGACGGCCTTCGAGTTCGGCGAGCGCGGCGTCGACCCCAACGTGGTCGGCGTCAACCGCGTGCTGCTCTTCCACGGGCCCACGGGCACCGGCAAGACGAGCCTGTGCCGCGCGCTGGCGCACAAGCTCGCCGTGCGGCTCGACGGGCGGTTCCCGCGCGCTCGCCTGCTGGAGATCGACGCGCACAGCCTGTTCTCCAAGTGGTTCTCGGAGAGCGGCAAGCTGGTGGCGCGGCTGTTCGAGCGTGTGGGCGAGCTGGCGCAGGACCCGCGTCTGCTGGTGGTGGTGCTGGTGGACGAG GTGGAGTCGCTGGCGGCGGCTCGGAGCGCGGCGCTGCGCGGCCTGGAGCCGTCGGACGCCGTGCGCGCCGTCAACGCCGTGCTGACGGCGCTGGACCGGCTGCGGCGGCTGCCCAACGCGCTGGTGCTGGCCACGTCCAACGTGACGGGCGCCATCGACGTGGCGTTCGTGGACCGCGCCGACATGAAGCGGCTGGTGGGCCCGCCCACCGCGCGCGCCGCCTACGTCATCCTGCGCGGCTGCTGCACTGAGCTGCAG GCGCGAGGAATGGTGCACCCGTGTGGCGAGACGCTGTTAGAAGCGCGCGCGTTGGCTCTCGCCGGCCCGCTGGCGCGCGAGGCGGAGGGCATGCGCTTGTCGCTCCGGCTGTGGGCGGTAGCGGAGGCGGCGGCGGAGGCGGGGCTCTCGGGGCGCGCGTTGCGAAGGCTGCCCTTCCTAGCGCGGGCGCTCCACacggcgccgcgcccgccgcccgaCCTGGCGCGCTTCGTAGAGGCCTTGCTCGCAGCCCTGCGCGCACATGTCGCGGACTGTGATGACTTGCGCGACGCTGCCAATGTGCACACCAATGTATAA
- the LOC112044826 gene encoding guanine nucleotide-binding protein subunit beta-5, translating to MAADTAVVASPEETLESLLREAEALKQKLEEERQKLNDVTLISVAERLEPLNIPNLKMRRTLKGHQAKVLCCDWAPDKRHLVSSSQDGKLIIWDAFSTAKEVTIPMPSTWVMACAYAPSGGAVAAGGLDNKVTVFPLGGDEEPASRKRTVATHTSYVSACLFPNSDRQLVTGSGDGTAALWDVESGQLLQSFQAHAADVLALDLAPTDLGDTFVSGGGDRAVLVWDMRSGHAVQAFDAHLSDVTAVKYHPAGDALASGCDDSACRLFDLRADREVARYGKPSLIFGVTSVEWSLSGRLLFAGYGDYTACAWDALRATRVSIMSGHEHRVSHLTLSPDGTAVATASWDTTLRVWA from the exons ATGGCGGCGGACACGGCGGTGGTCGCCAGCCCCGAGGAGACCCTGGAGTCGCTGCTTCGCGAGGCGGAAGCACTCAAGCAGAAGCTGGAAGAAGAGCGCCAGAAACTGAACGATGTCACTC TGATCAGTGTGGCAGAGAGGTTGGAGCCCCTCAATATCCCCAACCTAAAGATGCGGCGAACGCTCAAGGGTCACCAGGCCAAAGTGCTCTGCTGTGACTGGGCACCAGACAAACGCCATCTCGTGTCTTCTTCTCAG GATGGCAAGCTCATAATCTGGGACGCATTTTCCACGGCCAAGGAGGTGACTATCCCCATGCCCAGCACGTGGGTCATGGCGTGCGCCTACGCGCCCTCCGGTGGGGCAGTGGCCGCCGGCGGGCTCGACAACAAG GTGACGGTGTTCCCGCTGGGCGGCGACGAGGAGCCGGCGTCGCGCAAGCGCACCGTGGCCACGCACACGTCCTACGTGTCCGCCTGCCTGTTCCCCAACTCCGACCGCCAGCTCGTCACCGGCAGCGGCGACGGCACCGCCGCGCTGTGGGACGTGGAGTCCGGCCAGCTGCTGCAGAGCTTCCAGGCGCACGCGGCCGACGTGCTGGCCTTGGACCTGGCGCCCACCGACCTGGGCGACACCTTCGTGTCCGGCGGCGGCGACCGCGCGGTCTTGGTGTGGGACATGCGCTCGGGGCACGCCGTGCAAGCCTTCGACGCGCATTTGAGTGACGTCACAGCGGTGAAGTACCACCCCGCCGGCGACGCGCTGGCCTCCGGCTGCGACGACTCTGCGTGTCGCCTGTTCGATCTGCGCGCCGACAGAGAAGTGGCGCGCTACGGTAAGCCGAGTCTCATATTCGGTGTGACGTCAGTCGAATGGTCGCTGAGCGGGCGCCTGCTGTTCGCGGGCTACGGCGACTACACCGCGTGCGCGTGGGACGCGCTGCGCGCTACGCGTGTGTCCATCATGTCGGGCCACGAGCACCGCGTCTCGCATCTGACGCTGTCGCCCGACGGCACGGCTGTGGCCACGGCGTCGTGGGACACTACGCTGCGCGTGTGGGCTTAA